In Globicephala melas chromosome 20, mGloMel1.2, whole genome shotgun sequence, the genomic window CCGAAGGTGACATTTTATGGGTAGGTCTGAAGACCAAAGGATTGCCTGTGGTCATAAGACTGAGCTACAGCATCTCATTGATGAAAAGGCGTTACCTATTAGCTTCAGGTGAGTCCTCTAGGAGCCTCAGTCCACGGAGAGAATGGCCTTCCCAAGAGCATGCCCACTAGTGGGTCTGTTCTGCCCAAACAGATCTAAACCTTCAAACGACACCTGTTCCAGAGCCCAGGGCACACCATGTCTTCTTTCCCGCCAACCTACCCTTTCCGAAGCTTAGCTCTCAAGTGGAACTAGCAGGGGAGAGCCATGTCCACTCAAGTTTCATTTTCAGTAAAGCAAATCCTATTTTCCCAATAAATGGAGTTGAAAACATGGGTTAGAAAGGGATTAAGTCGGTGGCCAACCCCATGGTCTGTGGGCCTCGAGCCGTATCTCAGTGTTTGTTTGTGACATTAATTTGTGCATTGGAAGTGCTGGGGTGTATGAGGTGAATTACTGCCCCAATTGCTGACTTCTAAAACTGGAAATTCTTTCTTTGTTAGAAGCTGATTTAGAACAAAGTAAGCCTGTAAGAAAGTCCTTTAGTAGATCAGACTTACTGACCATGACGTCTCAGATGATCTTGcttagaaaacaaaggaaattacCTTAATTTGGGCCACTAATTTCAGAGTGAAAGTGGAGGCAACCACATTCAGAATCTCATATTCTTGACCTCCTAAGCATTAATCTGGAAACTCCACACATTGTACAATGTATCCGTTTTAAGTTTGTTTACCTTCTCTTTAATGACTTAACAGAAAAAAACTGCatgatgaaatatattttctccaaatatatatatatttatataatatataatcttaGTTAACTCAAAGGTATATACattgtataataaataatatttataaaaagagactttttgaatataaaatcaaaaagatcaaCAACTTCTACAACTTTTTACAAAACTTTGGATACAGCAGGTTGGTAGGAAATTTCTGTTGGATACTATTACCTGACTATGGCGAGAATAATTACAATGCACTCAATGtactattattaaataattacttgTCAGCTACTTGAATACGCCCCAGAAACATGACTTTATCACTTTTAATACAGAATACATAGATATGAAAAGACTGTTTTGAAAATTTGTATCCATTCTGCTGAAAGAATTCTCACATAAAGCAAGCATTATCTGGTTGACATGATTTAAAACTTCAGTCTGAGATGGGGAGGGGCATTTCAGACTCTCTAGAGGGGATGGGATGTGTATCTTTTTAGCAGGGCTCACTGCCAGCAGATTCAAGAGTGCAGGCATGGCTTCTAGCCAGTCGTCTTGGCGAACCTGCCTGAGCACATAGGAAGATGGCTTGACCCGGTACCTTAGGTCAGTGTTAGGCaaagagagaagggggaagaggaagaaatcaCTGTGTTCTGTACTGTGCCCCTGCTGCATCTCTTCTTTCTGACTCTTAAGGCAGAGCTGTTGCACTGACTCGTACCATCAGACCCGTTTGCCTCCACTGTGCTCGCTTCCTCTAGGACACTCCAGAGGACCCGTGTGGATCAAGGAGGACTCAGCTGTGAGATGCTTTACCCAAGGGAGCAAGTGACGGCTTGCCCCACTTTGAACACCTAATGCTGATCCTTGGTGTCTGCACGGATTGATGCTGTCAGCATACAGGTGAGGCCGGAAGACCTGTGTGAAGGAACTCTGCATTTCTGTTTCCTCACGCAGGCCAACGAAAGACAAGGATGCAGGACGACGTGTCCTTATAGGAGAGGAAACGAAGGAATCATCGGTATCCTCCCCATCTACTAGCCACAACATTGGAACTTCAGGAATATATTGCTACTCTCCCTCTGACCCTTTGTCTAATTTATACGAAGGTGACCTACAGTCCAACTGCTCAACCTGGAGTTTGTTTTTATGGAGAATCTGCAggtgagcagggctgggagggacAGAATGGCCCCTTTAAAGATACCACTTTCTTCAGGAAGCCATTGGAGCTAGAGGAGGCTTGCCCCACACACATAACCTATTTACAACGttcactacagaaaaaaaaaaaaaaaaaaagtactgcgTTAATGGTGGAAACTGCAGAATGGTAGAAAAAGATTTTTGAGATCTGACTGCAGTTCCCAAGAGCCTCTCGTGCAGAACAGGGTTACAGAGAAAATGGGACTGAGAAGAACATACCGCTGCTCTTCAAACAGCTTTACCAGGCCGCCTGGAACTCCCGGTTCTTCAAACTCAAAACCTGACTCTAACGATTGCCTTGGGCCTCCCTACCACTTGATCCCAGCTAAACCTATGGCTTTTATCAGAATGTGAAAGTCTATCAGATTTGAATGGGAGTAGACAGAGAAAAGGAGACTGCAGGGCTTTGTCCTACTTCCTAACTCTCACCTCGCAGGCATCTTGGAATGTCACCAGAAGAAGCAGCTGGGAAACAGAATCTTGCCCACGTTGATGTCTTTACCACCAGGCAGAGCGCTCACATGAGCCCAGCCTGTTCTGTTGGAGTAGAAGTGgttttctgtggggttttttttttttccatttttattttctttaatatgtgCAAAGATAAGCCTCGGGTCTGTTCCTATCAGACCCTAgagaactaaaaagaaagcccctTCTTTAAAAACCACACACCATCCAGAGTAGGGTGAGAAACTTAAgatgagagagaagggagggaggcctCCCAGGCAGCGGGCGGGTTGGATCCAGGTAATTTACCACACGTGCATCTGGCAACAGTCCGGATTCCTTGCTGTCTGATGCTGAGGGCTGAGCCCGGCTCTGGGTCCCGCTTCCCAGAGGACTTCGGTGAATCTGCCCAGCCACACGCTTCACCCGTTCCCAGTGCCCTTTGGAAAGTAAAGAGGAAGAATTAGGAACATGATTATTTTCCCAGAGAGACCACCCACAGGGTGCAAAGCTCAGAGGCTGCTGATCAGGTGTCTCAGCATTTCTCTTGAACTTGGAGGTAACAGGAGACTCCAGTGGCTGTTCCATGCTCCCTCCGCTACCTGGGGTCTACCACTGAGGAAGGGCGTGGGAGCTACAGAGCAGTAGAGCTTCAGCGTCTACACGCTGGGATCCACATCCTACCTCTCCACCCTCTAGCTGGGGCTTGGGCAACAGGAAGCCCAGTAGCAGGTAACGAGACTGACATAGGAACCTGTCTTGCATAGAGACTGGAAGAAACCTTGCAGATCTAGGGCCCAATTCCCAGCTTCATAAACTCCTGTACACTGTGTTTCTGTATCAAGCTGTCCAAACAGAAGATAATCTATTACATTATGAATAATTCCTTCTCATAGGAGCACCGATGTGTacgttttcttcatttgtatttgtatttacaTGTCACAAAGGATTTAAGCCCAAAGGGCTCTGACGGGTGTTCCCAATCAACCCCAACTCCTTGGCCAGTAGACTTTTACATGGAGAGAAACAGACTCAGCAAGATTAAAAGGACACGTCCAAAGTCTCGCTGCAAGATAGTGACAGACCCAGGACTTGGGGTCAGCCAGGCCACCTGACTCTCACGCAGAGCCCTTTCCAGCTTACTGTGCTCACAGAATCTGAATAACAAGGAATAAACCTGGAACTCGTAAGGTAGGAAATCAGTGGTTAGCCTGAGACACCGgacaaaatctacaagcaatggAAAGAGGTTTCCCCACAAGGAAGGCCCAGGACTCTGGCCTTCCTGTGGCATAAAGCATCTTGACTGGGGCTCCTCCCCGAGAGTGTGGAGGGTACACGTCCTGCTCTGGGGCgcccttctctctcccacctgcACTGGAGACAGTGCAGCCAAGAGGAAGGCTGCAGGCTCTGTTCCCTGAAGTCCCTGCCAGCCTGTCTCCAAAGTTCTCATCTTGCCTGCAGAGTGTCGGTGTGGATGAAAGGACAGGAAAGGTAACTGGTCTCAGCCTGTGGCTCCAGACCAGCAGCAGGCCTGGGGGAAAGTCGCCCTTGGAGGTCAGCTCCACTCAGCCTTGGAATCTTTTGCTGCTTCCTTGGACCCTGTGCCAGGGCTGTCTGTATGGATGACCTCTAGTCCACAGGTGAGGGAACTGGGGCTCGGAGGCAAAacaacttgccccaaatcactcACCAAACTGAGTGTTTGTCAGAAAGGCACCACACTGGGGGATGATTCTCCACTTGTCCCAGAGCAAGGACTCCAGAGTGTCCATATATGAGGGCCCGGGGGGCCACCCTCTACCTGGGTGTGGCATGTTGAAACCACATCCACGTAGTACTTTCCATAAGACTGGGGGCAATGCCATTCTGTCTCAGAAACGGGGAACAGAAGGCTGATGGAGAGGGTTGCCTCTTCTTACGATCAGTATCAGATCGCAGGCGGGGGATTTTTACGGACACTGAGGGCAAACCCagcatctccttcccacctggCAGATGGCTTCTCTCGGCTGCTcacggaggggaggggaggggaggggaggggaggtgctgGAACAGAGCTGTGACACCCTGGAGCCCCGTAGAgccactgccggggcctgggctGCTGCCGCTGCGGCCTCTGCAGGACCCACATATGGGGCCTTTCTGGAGGCAGAGCCCTGGGCTCTGTGCAATGGGCAGGCTAGACAAACGGCCCTCTGTGCCCCCTCCAGGGCTAGTGTTCCGAAATTCCGATTTCCCCCCAGCCTCCTCTCAGAATGGCCAGAGCCGTGTCCTGCTTGACAGCGGGGACACTGTTGCCTCTGGCCAGAGTGGACATCAGAGGAAGGAAGCACCGCAGGTTTCAAACATTTCTTCCACCTGACAAGCCACAGGGAGCCTGGGCGTTCTCTCTTATCCACTGACTTCTCTTCCACCGTTTTGAAAAGCAGTAGATGAAACTGCCCAAGTGATGACACCGTTTCCTTGCACGATGACTGCCCTCATGTCCTGGCTCTCATGGCATTTATCACTTTCTGTTAGCACCCTATTCAGACGAGCATTCACATCTGCTGGCTTGCTTGAACCGCAGGAAAATTCTGCTAGGCCCACATCATCACCACtgctgtacagatgaggaaactgggcttCCAGCTGGAAAGTGGTGGAGGTAGAACCGCCTCTGTCCTCTTTCCACTCCCCACACTGCTTTTATTCAGACACCAAGGAAAGTGGTACCTCCTGCTGTCTTCCCAGACTCTGCCCCTGCCAGGACGGAACCTGAGCTACACAGAGGGGCTTCCCAGACTGGCTGAGCCACCCCTCCAGCAGAGCTCTCCCCAGCACGTGAGGTCCCTCCATGCAGCACAGAAGTCcgacccctcccccagtcccgCCCTGTGTGGGACCGCATCGCCCAGTGGGGTGCCCTCGCTGACACAGCCCCAGGCAGCGATGACCCAGGCAGGGGAGTCCTTCACAACAGTTCAAGCACCGTCTCCAGTGTCCTTCACTTTGTTCCTCACGGCACCTCTGGGGAGGATGACAGATGAGGAGATGGTCTTGTTTGGGTCACAAGGTGGGCGAGTGGTGGAagctggaccagggctcggacccctGTAGATCAGGCCCCTTCTcagggcagagaaaggggagaaacCCTCCCTTGGGCCTTAGAGACCCTCCAAGACTAGGACCACCACACGCCAATCTTGGCCTGTCCTGGGGACCTATGGACCCGAGGGCCGGGCAAGAGTGTCTCCCGCGCAGGCCACCTCTGGGGAGCGTGGGAGCCTAATCCACCAGCCTTTGATCCCTTGATTACTCACCACCATCACTCTGAGCTtgactccttcctcctccccatcacCGTCCATAAACACGGTGAGAGTGTGCCCCGCTCCACCCAAGCTTCAGATCTGCCGGGATATGGGCTTATACACCGCTTCCTCCCGCCCACCTCCTTGAGGATGGTAGGAGTTAACGCTTGCACAAAAACCTGCCCTTTAAGTTCAAGGTGGATGCAAAACGACTCTGCCTCAGGGGCACAAGAGACTTTTTGGCCTGCTATTTCAAGTATTTTAACCCCCTCACTTTACAGTAAGAAACCTGAGGCCCAAAGAAGTGAAAGAACAGGAAGTTAGAAGCACAGTCAAGACCAGAAGTCGGGCGTCCCAGCCTCCAACCCCACAGTCCCTCCTCTGGCTCCACATATGTTAAATAATGATAGCTAGTGGCTGTGCGAAAAATTGACCTGGCTCCTAATTTACTTACTAACTTGTACACAAATTTAATCAATTGCAGCCTCGTGTGTACACACTTGGTTATTATCTGTGCTTTGTGTAATCCACCAAGACACTGCCCAAGGACCGTTCCCACTGAAGCTTGGGAAATCCTGGCTTCCTACCTTGGCTTTGGAAACGTGTCCTGGACCGCCCAGAAACAGAACAGGGTTGCCAAGAAGAGGAGACAGCCAAACCCAGTGCCCTGCATCAAGGCACCCCAGCCTCCCCACCGGGCCACCCTACCTGGCTCCCTACTTGCAGGTGTGCACATCGTAGATGCGGATACACTCCTGGCAGCTCACGTAGCAGCACCAGTGGAAGATGCAGTGGCATTTCTCCTTCCGCTTCTCCGTCCTTGTGTTGTGGCCACGGCCGCAGCAGAGCAGGTCGCAGCCATCAATGCCGTGGGAGGTGACATTGCAAGTCCGGTCCCTGGTGCCGAAGGAGCCCGTCTCGGGGTTGGGCTCGCAAAAGTTGGGGGAGTTCTCGTAGTAGACCAGGTCCCTCTCGGTGGGCGGCTTGAAGAGCGCGTACTTGGCGCGGAGGGTCTCCACCCAGCCACGGGACTCCCGGTGCTTCTCCACCACCATCTCCGAGGCGCTGTCGTACTTGTCCTTGAGGAAGTCCCCGATGGCGCGGAAGTCGGGCTGGGCCCACCAGCAGGTCTTCACCTCACAGCTGCCCGACAGCCCATGGCACTTGCACTTGAGGTGCATGTGGTCCAGGATGGTCTAGAAAGAGGACGAGTAGCAGCTGGTCCCCAGACTGACCCCACCTGGGAGCACACCCAGGCCCTCCCACTctgacccacccacccccatcgcTGAAGCCTTCTCTATTCCTACACCATGCCAGGGTGAGAACTGACTGGGGACTGAGGCTCAGACCTGAAGGATGATGACCTTGTTTCCCTCCCCTTCACACCCCAAGCACTGGCAGAAATCACATCCACTTCTCAAAGCCCTAGAAAATAAGAATTGTTATTCCCATGTAACAGATAGGGAAACTGGCTGGGAGCTTAAGTGACTAGCCCTAGGTCAAGCAACCATAAGAAAGGATGGAGGCTGAATTCAAAGCCAGGTCCATGGGTCTCACAGCCCTACACAGGCAGCTGAAGTGCACCGGATGGGCTGGCTGGTACCTGCGCTCGCGGGCTGCCGCAtccccagggtggggtgggggtggggacccgGAGCAGTCCgaggagaaaggagggggaaagaggagAGCAGGGAGCCAGGAATGCACAAGGGccacagggaggggcagggacaggTCCGGAAAAGGGGtcttgggcagggctggggtgagggcgGCCAGGACTCACCGTGCGGCCAGCCTCGTTGTTGTGCTTGTTCATGGCCGAGCGCGCGTCCGGCCTGTTCTCACGTGCGTCCGCGAACTCCCGGGACACAAGCACCCCGAAGTCGGCGTCCTCGCTGCAGCCTCCCCACTTCCAGCCTTCTCCAGGCGGCCCTTTATGATGCGAGTCGCAGCCGCAGATGGTGGAGGTGCCCTCGGCACAGGAGCGTGTGACGGCGAAGGCCACGCCGGCTGAGGCGATGGCGTGCACGAAGGCCGATTCGCGGGTGGCTGTGGGGAAGGCATTGGGAGGCGCTGCTCAGGCCGGGCCCTGGGACGCGGTTGCCCTGCCCTGACCTCCCCAGCTGCGAAAGGGGGCTCTGCAGCCCCAAGGGAGAAGAAGTGCCTTTTCCTCTTTGGTTGGCCTAGCCCCTAGTGggtatccccagtttacagatgaacaaactgaggcccagagctgcTAACTGATTAACCCAGGGCTTTAACAGCTGGCAGAGTGGAGCCTGTTAGAAACAGGGGTGGAAAGGCAACTCTGGCAGGTGGGTACAACTTCCCTCTGCCACCAGAGTTCCTGACCAGGAGTGCAGTGGTCAGCATGTCAGCTTCCCCCTTCCATTCTCCTGTCCTCCACCCAGACAAAGCCAAGGTTTTGGACTGAGAAGGCCAAGCCCCTCCCGGGAGGATGGAGGGACACAGGGCACTTCCCTGCTTCTGTCCCAGGGTacagcaaagagaaagaagagattcTCAGGGTGCCTCCCCAACCCCGCCGACATCATTATAATGATAACTACCTTTGAGTGCTGGGTTTGCACCAGATTCTGCCCTTCGTGTGCTTTACCCCATTTAATCCTCTCACCCCTGGGAGGCAGAAAGTCTTATTACAGGCCCATTTAGCAGATACAGACATTGACAACTAGGGAGGCAAAGGCCTGAAAGACCTGCAGTCCAACCATCTCTCTCCTTACTGGTGAGGAACCCAGAGCAGGGaggtgacctgcccaaggccagGCAGGTTGCAAAACGCCGGGCTGCTGGCCTGGATGCCTCCTTTCCTGGGCTGTGGCTCTGGTCCTGAGCGCTGAGGGCAGCTCCGGCGTACGAGGGAGCCTGGTAACCCCTCGTGGCCACTGCCATCTCTTCAGAGGCCCCGGGGCCCTCGTGGGCCACCTGCAGAGGAGGGTGCCTCCCCCTTCCCGAGCAGGCCGGCGGGGAGTGGGAGCGGTCCCCGCCTGGGCAGTGGACCCGCGCAGCCAGCGCCGACTGCGACACGGCGCGGCCGAGGCCTGAGGCGCTGCGCCCCGGCTCCGACCCCGGCTGCCCACCCCTCAGCGACCCGGGGGCCGGGGGCGCCGAGGGCGAGCGCCGCGCTTCCGGCCGGCCCGCGGCCtctcgcggcggcggcggcgcccggGCCCCGGGCCGCGCTCGGTTCCCAGCCCCGGGGacgcgggggcggcgggggcggggcggggattAGCCTGGGAGCGGCGCTGACAGCCCTGCTGTGCTGGTCCCCGTCCGGCGGGGCCCGCTGGGCCGCTCAATCCGCCTTTGTTCGCGCGGTGTCACACCGCATTACCCGCATAATGCGGCCGCCGGGCCCGGGCCGCCGGGCCGGCCGCCACCGCGTAGCAACGGGCGGCTCCCGCGGCCGGGCCGCGCCCCCGGCCCCGGCGCCGGCCCGCGAAATCCCCATTGAAgcggcgccccccgcccccgcgccgcGCCGAATGGCCAGAGGGCGTGTGAATGGCTCGGCGGCCGCAGCGGGCGCGGGGATGGGCCGCGCGGTGGGGGGCGGCTCTCGGGCCCCTTTTCAAGCCGCCTAAGCCCCTCCGGgccgcccgccccgcccgggGACCGCGATCCCCCGCCGCCCGCACCCCGCCGTCGCAGCCTCGCCTTCCGGCCGCTGACCCCTGCGCCCCCCGCGCCCGGGTGCAGCCCCGCCCCGGCCTCCGCTCCGGGCGGGCCATCCCCGGGGAGTCGGTCCCCGGCGTCCGCGGAAGATGCGCGCCCCGGAGCAGACCgcctccctgccaccctgggTCTCAAAGCCGTGGGCAGAGGTCTACCCTGGCGGCCCACACGGCAGGGGTGCGGGACTCGCCAGAAGCGGGGCCCGAGCGTGGAGCCTAGAGCTGCGTTCGAACCCGTTCCCGCCGGGCTCTGGGCGCTGGGGCGCGCGTGCATGCGGGGGCCTTCCTCCCGGAGACCGCAGAGCTTCCCTCAGATTCCCAGTGTCTCTgacaccttccctccctccccccacacaaaACTGCCCTCTTGCAATTTCGAGATGTAGGCAAGTCCTAGAACCTACAACGGTGATTTAAAACGTTAAACACAGACGTGAAGGGATAATAAGCTCAGAGACCCGGTTTTCACAGGCTAACGTCCCGCGCGGGGAAGAGCAATCAGAAGGTGAGTCTTGCTTTGGGGAGCGCGTCTAGACGCCAGGCTGTTTGATTAAGCACTACCTGGCCCGAGGTGGGGCACCGGAAGGCGAGGAGACTGACACGCCGGCAAGATCAGGTTTGAAATGCAAACCTGCAAACCACCGCCACTTGGCCCCAATTGGAGGCCAAACCTTTTATGTAAACAAGGAATAATTAGCTTTGGTAATAGAAGCGTAAGCGGAATCATCATCCATTGATTCGCTAACTGCCCTTCTGTCCCATGACAATAGCCTGTAGGTCGGACTTACGAGGTGCACCTGAGACACAGTAAAGGGGGACTCCACTCTAAAATGGGGGTTCGGCTTCGCCCCACTCATTCCCTGCCACtcccccccaacccttccccagGTCCAGCTGGTTCTCAGATCCCTTTCCTTTCTGTCTGTAAATGCAACTCTTCTAAAAGGAGGGAGGGCCCGGTTCACCTGTTTGGGTGTCAAAGCCCTGGTGGTGGTCGGTGGAG contains:
- the WNT3 gene encoding proto-oncogene Wnt-3, producing MEPHLLGLLLGLLLCGTRVLAGYPIWWSLALGQQYTSLGSQPLLCGSIPGLVPKQLRFCRNYIEIMPSVAEGVKLGIQECQHQFRGRRWNCTTIDDSLAIFGPVLDKATRESAFVHAIASAGVAFAVTRSCAEGTSTICGCDSHHKGPPGEGWKWGGCSEDADFGVLVSREFADARENRPDARSAMNKHNNEAGRTTILDHMHLKCKCHGLSGSCEVKTCWWAQPDFRAIGDFLKDKYDSASEMVVEKHRESRGWVETLRAKYALFKPPTERDLVYYENSPNFCEPNPETGSFGTRDRTCNVTSHGIDGCDLLCCGRGHNTRTEKRKEKCHCIFHWCCYVSCQECIRIYDVHTCK